The proteins below are encoded in one region of Tsuneonella sp. CC-YZS046:
- a CDS encoding EthD domain-containing protein has protein sequence MQFHNTYLQKRQPGMSYRDFQRLWRSHGDYAASVPAFWDNVERYVQNDPVEEPAGIPGVSTEFDAVGEIYYTSYETWVSMRDVMWNEIKPDEQRVFAGPPTAVRGDRTVHQQPEGLHKLFTFASFKDEEARADGARLLADHAAATLALPDFGGKLAGFTTTTARQAPADSGMAAVPQTASNRDLLFIHHFTSEDAARSALKSADYLRLQTLEDRFLDWDSRIVILTRGWVFKGDNG, from the coding sequence GTGCAGTTCCACAACACCTATCTCCAGAAGCGCCAGCCCGGAATGTCCTATCGCGATTTCCAGAGGCTGTGGCGCTCGCATGGCGATTACGCCGCCAGCGTCCCCGCCTTCTGGGATAATGTCGAGCGCTACGTCCAGAACGATCCGGTCGAGGAGCCGGCGGGCATCCCCGGCGTTTCGACCGAATTCGATGCCGTGGGCGAAATCTACTACACCAGCTACGAAACCTGGGTTTCGATGCGCGACGTGATGTGGAACGAGATCAAGCCGGACGAGCAGCGCGTGTTCGCCGGGCCGCCCACCGCCGTCAGGGGCGACCGCACGGTCCACCAGCAGCCGGAAGGCCTCCACAAACTGTTCACCTTCGCCAGCTTCAAGGACGAGGAAGCGCGAGCGGATGGCGCACGCCTGCTGGCCGATCATGCCGCCGCGACGCTGGCCCTGCCCGATTTCGGCGGCAAGCTGGCTGGCTTTACCACCACCACCGCGCGGCAGGCGCCCGCCGATTCGGGGATGGCGGCGGTCCCGCAGACCGCGTCCAATCGCGACCTGCTCTTCATTCATCATTTCACCAGCGAGGATGCGGCCCGGAGCGCCTTGAAAAGCGCCGACTACCTGCGGCTGCAAACGCTGGAAGACCGCTTTCTCGACTGGGATTCGCGGATCGTGATCCTCACCCGCGGGTGGGTGTTCAAGGGCGATAACGGCTGA
- a CDS encoding LLM class flavin-dependent oxidoreductase produces the protein MEIFYTPLWQDSGAQRPARQFVQDELWLMEQLEDLGFDACCSPEHHFDIDYSACPDNFLPLAYLAGKTTRLKLCLAAVILPWNDPLRAAEKLAFLDHLSNGRCMPGFGRGLARMEYELLGIDMDESRDRFDEAVVMVLDALKTGTIEGSGPYYKQPRAPIHPAPRPELTENFCAVGMSPDSAAMAGRIGGKILSFVNRPLPDMMPLFDAYAQALRAHHPGKTPHYIMADFFMVRESADEALDLAMKYVVEYFHTVVRHYEMTGEHFDKAKGYASYAEAAAALREAGADAAAEAYVKAQVGIGTPEQVLRNIEERIQVIGPEMSLAGCFYYSGMPRELAQESLQLFSRKVIREAKDMAGAARAGRVPA, from the coding sequence ATGGAAATTTTCTACACCCCGCTCTGGCAGGATTCCGGCGCGCAGCGCCCGGCGCGGCAGTTCGTCCAGGACGAGCTGTGGCTGATGGAGCAGCTCGAGGATCTGGGCTTCGACGCCTGCTGTTCCCCGGAGCATCATTTCGACATCGACTATTCCGCCTGCCCGGACAATTTCCTGCCGCTGGCCTATCTCGCCGGCAAGACCACGCGCCTGAAGCTGTGCCTCGCCGCCGTGATCCTGCCCTGGAACGATCCCCTGCGCGCGGCCGAAAAGCTGGCCTTCCTCGACCATCTCAGCAACGGCCGCTGCATGCCCGGCTTCGGGCGCGGCCTGGCCCGGATGGAATATGAGCTGCTGGGCATCGACATGGACGAATCGCGGGATCGGTTCGACGAAGCCGTGGTGATGGTGCTGGATGCGCTGAAAACCGGCACGATCGAGGGCAGCGGCCCCTACTACAAGCAGCCGCGCGCGCCGATCCATCCGGCTCCGCGCCCGGAACTCACGGAGAATTTCTGCGCGGTCGGGATGTCGCCGGATTCCGCCGCGATGGCGGGCCGCATTGGCGGCAAGATCCTCAGCTTCGTCAATCGCCCGCTGCCCGACATGATGCCGCTGTTCGATGCCTATGCGCAGGCGCTGCGCGCGCATCATCCGGGCAAGACCCCGCATTACATCATGGCCGACTTCTTCATGGTCCGGGAAAGCGCGGACGAGGCGCTCGATCTGGCGATGAAATATGTGGTGGAATACTTCCATACCGTCGTCCGCCATTACGAAATGACCGGCGAGCATTTCGACAAGGCCAAGGGCTATGCCTCCTATGCGGAAGCGGCAGCGGCATTGCGGGAAGCCGGAGCCGACGCGGCCGCCGAAGCCTATGTCAAGGCGCAGGTGGGGATCGGCACCCCGGAGCAGGTGCTTCGGAATATCGAGGAGCGCATCCAGGTCATCGGACCGGAAATGAGCCTCGCCGGGTGCTTCTATTACAGCGGGATGCCGCGCGAGCTGGCGCAGGAATCCCTGCAATTGTTCAGCCGGAAAGTGATCCGCGAAGCCAAGGACATGGCCGGCGCGGCCAGGGCGGGCCGGGTTCCCGCCTGA
- a CDS encoding DUF2834 domain-containing protein → MTSSTIRQGFFILIGIAALFLTWPYAIQWIQAGGNILNPVTFFSDAINAGGTAAFLTFDLLVVWIVFMVWVVGDAAKVGLGARTGWVFVALSFIGVSMAFPFYLVYRERFLAKQNQG, encoded by the coding sequence ATGACCAGCAGCACGATCCGGCAGGGCTTCTTCATCCTGATCGGCATCGCGGCCCTTTTCCTGACATGGCCCTATGCCATCCAGTGGATTCAAGCCGGCGGCAATATCCTGAACCCGGTCACATTCTTCTCCGACGCGATCAACGCGGGCGGCACCGCCGCATTCCTGACCTTCGATCTGCTGGTCGTCTGGATCGTCTTCATGGTCTGGGTGGTGGGCGACGCCGCCAAGGTCGGCCTGGGCGCCAGGACCGGCTGGGTCTTCGTCGCGCTGTCGTTCATCGGCGTGTCGATGGCCTTCCCGTTCTACCTCGTCTATCGCGAGCGCTTCCTGGCCAAGCAGAACCAGGGCTGA